A window of the Sphingobium sp. CAP-1 genome harbors these coding sequences:
- the motA gene encoding flagellar motor stator protein MotA — MFPIIGLVVLLGMVFGGFVFTGGDIGPVLHALPHEMLIIGGAAVGALIIGNSGADLKALGGGLGKVFKGPAYKKQDFLDCIFLVSKLMKTLRVEGPVALEPHIEDPGTSPIFGEYPKLMKDKTLIHLISDTLRLVVVSSGTLDPHAVEEVMDNSLKTHHHEALKPADNLQGLADALPALGIVAAVLGVVKTMGSIDQPPSVLGAMIGSALVGTFLGVLLAYGMVNPFANRCRAVIEQDGAIYHVVKQIIIASLHGHPQPLVIEAARSSLIHANQPGFAEVFDGMRNK, encoded by the coding sequence ATGTTTCCAATCATCGGCCTGGTCGTCCTGCTCGGCATGGTGTTCGGCGGCTTCGTGTTCACCGGCGGCGACATCGGCCCGGTGCTGCACGCATTGCCGCACGAAATGCTCATCATCGGCGGCGCCGCCGTCGGCGCGCTCATCATCGGCAATTCGGGCGCGGACCTGAAGGCGCTGGGCGGCGGCCTGGGCAAGGTATTCAAGGGACCGGCCTACAAGAAACAGGATTTCCTCGACTGCATCTTCCTCGTCAGCAAGCTGATGAAAACGCTGCGCGTCGAAGGGCCGGTGGCGCTCGAACCGCATATCGAAGATCCCGGCACCTCGCCGATCTTCGGCGAATATCCCAAGCTGATGAAGGACAAGACGCTGATCCACCTGATCAGCGATACGCTGCGCCTGGTCGTGGTGTCGTCCGGCACGCTCGATCCGCACGCGGTGGAGGAGGTGATGGACAACAGCCTCAAGACCCATCACCACGAAGCCTTGAAACCCGCCGACAATCTTCAGGGGCTGGCCGATGCGCTGCCCGCTCTGGGCATCGTCGCGGCGGTTCTGGGCGTGGTGAAAACCATGGGATCGATCGACCAGCCGCCGTCGGTGCTGGGCGCGATGATCGGCTCGGCGCTGGTCGGCACCTTCCTCGGCGTGTTGCTCGCCTATGGCATGGTCAATCCCTTCGCCAATCGCTGCCGCGCGGTGATCGAGCAGGACGGGGCGATCTATCATGTGGTGAAGCAGATCATCATCGCCTCGCTGCACGGCCATCCGCAGCCGCTGGTGATCGAAGCCGCGCGCTCCAGCCTGATCCACGCCAACCAGCCCGGCTTTGCCGAGGTGTTCGACGGCATGCGGAACAAATAA
- a CDS encoding flagellin: protein MVAITTKTLLAEMRRQQSLSKSITDAQAAISSGITLNKASDNALAWVQVSDIGRAQAQQAAWQSNVSYGTTRAGNAESNLSEINNLLTRAQELATSARNGSLNDTSRAAIVEELTTIRTSINEMLNQKDYQGTPVFDESESTLVPVSRGLNLAVVGTRQEVSEGIDVNGTAMSIDDILGQSIAAVQSKDDSAIAAAVEAVQAGQSHITVEQAKQGVRSDRLETIGNRLTEVDTDLTERRADLESTDLQEVISRLQANLLQLDAAQSAFARINQQTLFDLIK from the coding sequence ATGGTCGCCATCACCACCAAGACACTCCTCGCCGAAATGCGCCGTCAGCAGTCGCTCTCCAAGAGCATCACCGACGCGCAGGCCGCCATTTCCAGCGGCATCACGCTCAACAAGGCGTCCGATAACGCGCTCGCCTGGGTGCAGGTGTCGGACATTGGCCGCGCCCAGGCGCAGCAGGCCGCCTGGCAGTCCAATGTCAGCTATGGCACGACCCGCGCCGGCAACGCCGAATCCAACCTGTCGGAAATCAACAATCTCCTGACCCGCGCGCAGGAACTGGCGACATCGGCCCGCAACGGGTCTTTGAACGACACCAGCCGCGCCGCGATCGTCGAGGAATTGACGACCATCCGCACCTCTATCAACGAGATGCTGAACCAGAAGGATTATCAGGGCACACCCGTCTTTGACGAGAGCGAAAGCACCCTGGTCCCGGTCAGTCGCGGCCTGAACCTCGCGGTCGTGGGAACCCGGCAGGAAGTGTCGGAAGGGATCGATGTCAACGGCACCGCCATGTCGATCGACGACATATTGGGACAGAGCATCGCCGCCGTCCAGAGCAAGGACGATAGCGCCATCGCCGCCGCCGTCGAAGCGGTGCAGGCGGGGCAGAGCCACATCACCGTCGAACAGGCCAAGCAGGGTGTGCGCAGCGACCGGCTGGAAACCATCGGCAATCGCCTGACCGAAGTCGACACCGACCTGACCGAGCGACGCGCCGACCTGGAATCGACCGATTTGCAGGAAGTCATCTCGCGCCTTCAGGCCAATCTGCTCCAGCTCGACGCCGCCCAGTCGGCCTTCGCCCGGATCAACCAGCAGACCCTGTTCGACCTCATCAAATAA
- the flgK gene encoding flagellar hook-associated protein FlgK, with product MSDLFIIGSSGTKAYRTAMAAISENIANASTDGFARRTVTTTESGASNATMATYNSRANFGGTQVSSVNRASDPYLDATVRATAMALGSATARQRWLGDTETALNDTGTGVGQLMTSMYQNMEKLAASPDDKSLRVTTLDSISRVAQAFNQTAVDLQNVSSGIATEAQSAVGTVNQALSSLADINNSLLRAQPGTSAYAQLLDSRDAALADLSENLNVTISFGAHDSATVTFGGQTLVSGNNAASIAVAANSDGTLALSMADGTALTAPASGTLGGLFSAADTVADRRTELDDLAAQFVTDMNDWHDDGLTNDGTTGGALLSGTSAATIAALITDPDQLATRSADGTKNGNLLNVNTALRGNGSVEQSWTSLIASHANLLSSTNAEYDTASSRNDQAIAAREAVSGVDLDTEAADLLRVQQAYSGCAKILQVAKETIQSILDIM from the coding sequence ATGAGCGACCTCTTCATCATCGGTTCTTCGGGCACCAAGGCCTATCGCACCGCGATGGCCGCGATTTCCGAGAATATCGCCAATGCCAGCACCGACGGCTTCGCCCGGCGCACGGTGACGACGACCGAATCGGGCGCGTCCAACGCCACGATGGCGACCTATAATTCGCGCGCCAATTTCGGCGGCACCCAGGTATCGAGCGTCAACCGCGCGAGCGATCCCTATCTGGACGCCACCGTCCGCGCCACCGCCATGGCGCTGGGCAGCGCGACCGCGCGGCAGCGCTGGCTGGGCGACACGGAAACCGCGCTCAACGACACCGGCACCGGCGTCGGCCAGTTGATGACCAGCATGTATCAGAATATGGAAAAGCTGGCCGCCAGCCCCGACGACAAATCGCTGCGCGTCACCACGCTCGACAGCATCAGCCGCGTCGCACAGGCCTTCAACCAGACCGCCGTCGACCTGCAAAATGTCTCCAGCGGCATCGCCACCGAAGCGCAGTCCGCCGTCGGCACGGTCAATCAGGCACTGTCCTCGCTGGCCGACATCAACAACAGCCTGCTGCGCGCGCAGCCGGGCACCTCGGCCTATGCGCAACTGCTCGACAGCCGCGACGCCGCGCTGGCCGACCTGTCCGAAAATCTGAACGTCACGATCAGCTTCGGCGCGCATGACAGCGCGACCGTCACTTTCGGCGGACAGACGCTGGTCAGCGGCAACAATGCCGCCAGCATCGCCGTCGCCGCCAACAGCGACGGCACATTGGCGCTCAGCATGGCCGACGGCACCGCGCTGACCGCGCCGGCCAGCGGCACGCTGGGTGGGCTATTCTCGGCCGCCGACACCGTCGCCGATCGCCGCACGGAACTGGACGATCTCGCCGCCCAGTTCGTCACCGACATGAACGACTGGCATGATGACGGGCTGACCAATGACGGCACGACGGGCGGCGCCCTTTTGTCCGGCACCAGCGCCGCGACCATAGCGGCGCTCATCACCGATCCCGACCAGTTGGCGACCCGATCGGCGGACGGCACCAAGAACGGCAATCTGCTCAACGTCAACACCGCCCTGCGCGGCAATGGCAGCGTGGAACAGTCATGGACCTCGCTCATCGCCTCCCACGCCAATCTCCTGTCCTCGACCAACGCGGAATATGACACCGCGTCCAGCCGCAACGATCAGGCGATCGCCGCGCGCGAAGCGGTGAGCGGCGTCGATCTGGATACCGAGGCGGCCGATCTGCTGCGGGTGCAACAGGCCTATTCGGGCTGCGCCAAGATATTGCAGGTCGCCAAGGAAACCATCCAATCCATCCTCGACATCATGTGA
- a CDS encoding flagellar basal body P-ring protein FlgI — translation MSHPFRFLLLPVLALCAALPFAAPAQAERVKDLGSFQGVRPNQLTGYGIVVGLAGTGDDSIEYATQGMKGVVSRFGLTLPAGVNPALKNAAAVLVTADLPAFAKPGQRLDVTVSALGKAKSLRGGTLIMTPLRGADNEIYAMSQGNLAVGGLGVSGADGSQVSVNIPSAGRIPGGATVERAVATGFDTAPTVTFNLSEADLTTALRVADGINKTFGDRRARATDAVSVAIDAAPGAEQRILMMGMIENIEISPADAAAKVIVNARTGTVVINGAVKIHPAAVAHGKLTVSVNESPRVVQPAPFSQGQTATEQSSSISIDQEKKPMVNFKGGASLADIVKAVNAIGASPADMVAILEALKQAGAMKAELVVL, via the coding sequence ATGTCCCACCCGTTCCGTTTCCTGCTGCTGCCGGTGCTGGCGCTCTGCGCCGCCCTGCCCTTCGCCGCCCCGGCCCAGGCCGAACGGGTGAAGGATCTGGGCAGCTTCCAGGGCGTGCGCCCCAACCAGCTTACCGGCTACGGTATCGTCGTGGGTCTGGCGGGCACGGGCGACGACAGCATCGAATATGCGACGCAAGGCATGAAAGGCGTCGTCTCGCGCTTTGGCCTCACTTTGCCGGCCGGCGTCAATCCGGCGCTCAAGAACGCGGCGGCGGTGCTGGTGACGGCCGACCTGCCGGCCTTCGCCAAGCCCGGCCAGCGGCTGGACGTGACCGTGTCGGCGCTGGGGAAAGCCAAGTCGCTGCGCGGCGGCACCCTCATCATGACCCCGCTGCGCGGCGCGGATAACGAGATTTACGCGATGTCGCAGGGCAACCTCGCCGTCGGCGGCCTCGGCGTCTCCGGTGCGGACGGCAGCCAGGTGTCGGTCAACATCCCCTCGGCCGGGCGCATTCCCGGCGGCGCCACGGTGGAGCGTGCGGTCGCGACCGGCTTCGACACCGCGCCGACCGTGACCTTCAACCTGTCCGAAGCCGATCTGACCACCGCCTTGCGGGTCGCGGACGGCATCAACAAGACCTTCGGCGATCGCCGCGCGCGCGCCACCGACGCCGTATCGGTCGCGATCGACGCTGCGCCGGGGGCCGAACAGCGCATCCTGATGATGGGCATGATCGAGAATATCGAGATTTCCCCTGCCGACGCCGCCGCCAAGGTGATCGTCAACGCGCGCACCGGCACCGTCGTCATCAACGGCGCGGTCAAGATCCATCCGGCCGCCGTCGCCCATGGCAAGCTGACCGTCAGCGTCAATGAAAGCCCGCGCGTGGTCCAGCCCGCGCCCTTCAGCCAGGGCCAGACCGCGACCGAACAATCGAGCAGCATCAGCATCGACCAGGAAAAGAAACCGATGGTTAATTTTAAAGGTGGGGCGTCGCTGGCCGATATAGTCAAGGCGGTCAACGCCATCGGGGCTTCCCCGGCGGACATGGTCGCGATCCTGGAAGCGCTGAAACAGGCGGGTGCGATGAAAGCGGAACTGGTGGTGCTGTGA
- a CDS encoding flagellar basal body L-ring protein FlgH: MRVSLAIIAAVSLIALASAPATAGKKKREIERDFYAPAIVAQPAAPAANGSIFQASTGYTPLTSGARATSVGDIITIVLVEKTQASKSNSADTSRDGSLGLTPPTTGPLSKLFSASDVAMGGTNSFAGKGAATQSNALSGEITVTVAAVYPNGTMLVKGEKALTLNRGDEYIQISGLVRQADITPENRIASTRVADAKIIYTGKGEIARASRQGWLQRFFSMISPF; encoded by the coding sequence ATGCGCGTCTCCCTTGCCATCATTGCCGCAGTCTCGCTGATCGCGCTGGCCTCCGCGCCCGCCACGGCCGGCAAGAAGAAGCGCGAGATCGAGCGCGACTTCTACGCGCCCGCCATCGTGGCGCAGCCGGCCGCGCCGGCGGCCAACGGCTCGATCTTTCAGGCGTCGACCGGCTATACCCCGCTGACCAGCGGCGCGCGCGCGACCAGCGTGGGCGACATCATCACCATCGTCCTGGTCGAAAAGACCCAGGCGTCCAAGAGCAACTCCGCCGACACCAGCCGCGACGGATCGCTGGGGCTGACCCCGCCGACCACCGGCCCGCTGTCCAAGCTGTTCTCGGCCAGCGATGTCGCCATGGGTGGCACCAACAGCTTCGCGGGCAAGGGCGCGGCGACCCAGTCCAATGCGCTGAGCGGCGAAATCACGGTGACGGTCGCGGCGGTCTATCCCAACGGCACGATGCTGGTGAAGGGCGAGAAGGCGCTGACGCTCAACCGCGGCGACGAATATATCCAGATCAGCGGCCTCGTCCGTCAAGCCGACATCACGCCGGAAAACCGCATCGCATCGACCCGCGTGGCCGACGCGAAAATCATCTACACCGGCAAGGGGGAGATAGCCCGCGCCAGCCGTCAGGGTTGGCTGCAACGCTTCTTCTCCATGATCAGCCCCTTCTGA
- the flgG gene encoding flagellar basal-body rod protein FlgG, translating to MTNAALHVARTGLDAQNTKMRVIANNLANVNTTGFKRDRADFETLSYQQIVAAGANSDSENKFATGLNLGSGVSLQGTSKINTQGTLQETGNALDMAIEGSGFFQVQRADGSTAYTRAGNFSVTAEGTVVTSDGLPLIPQITVPQGATSVTVGSDGTVSATLQGESEPSQLGQIELATFMNPSGLQSAGNNLLVETAASGTPQTGTAGLEGRGVIRSGNLETSNVNVVEELVDMIETQRAYEVNSKMIKATDEMLQYANQNM from the coding sequence ATGACCAACGCCGCCCTTCATGTCGCCCGCACCGGCCTTGACGCGCAGAACACGAAGATGCGCGTGATCGCCAACAACCTGGCGAACGTCAACACCACCGGCTTCAAGCGCGATCGCGCCGACTTCGAAACGCTGTCCTATCAACAGATCGTCGCGGCGGGCGCCAATTCGGACAGCGAGAATAAATTCGCGACCGGCCTTAATCTGGGTTCGGGCGTCTCGCTTCAGGGCACCAGCAAGATCAATACGCAGGGCACGCTCCAGGAAACCGGCAACGCACTCGACATGGCGATCGAAGGATCGGGCTTTTTCCAGGTGCAGCGGGCCGATGGCTCGACCGCCTACACCCGCGCCGGCAATTTCAGCGTCACTGCCGAAGGCACCGTCGTCACCAGCGACGGCCTGCCACTCATCCCGCAGATCACCGTGCCGCAAGGCGCGACATCGGTCACGGTCGGCAGCGACGGCACGGTGTCCGCGACGTTGCAGGGCGAAAGCGAACCGAGCCAGCTTGGCCAGATCGAACTGGCGACCTTCATGAACCCGTCGGGCCTCCAGTCGGCCGGCAATAACCTGCTGGTCGAAACCGCCGCCAGCGGCACGCCCCAGACCGGCACCGCCGGCCTGGAAGGGCGCGGCGTCATCCGGTCGGGCAATCTCGAAACCTCGAACGTCAATGTCGTGGAGGAGCTGGTCGACATGATCGAGACGCAGCGCGCCTATGAGGTCAATTCGAAGATGATCAAGGCGACCGACGAAATGCTCCAATACGCCAACCAGAATATGTGA
- a CDS encoding flagellar basal body rod protein FlgF translates to MDRLVNTALTAMRGAMARQASISNNLANVNTVGFRAEIANAETRWIKGDTFDTRAQASEQVIAADMAQGAVTQTGNPLDIALNGDALLSVQATDGSEAYTRRGDLKVSDSGLLTTGDGLPVLGEGGPIILPQMDSLSIAQDGTISGVPQGGDPANPQTIDKLKLVNAAGSSIAKGVDGLFREVNGGALPSDPLATLTAGSIEGSNVNSTQALVQMIEASRAWETQVKLIDTAKQLDDGGASLMRLDS, encoded by the coding sequence ATGGACCGGCTCGTCAACACGGCACTGACGGCAATGCGCGGCGCGATGGCGCGGCAGGCGTCGATTTCCAACAATCTCGCCAACGTCAACACCGTCGGCTTCCGCGCCGAAATCGCCAATGCCGAGACGCGCTGGATCAAGGGCGACACGTTCGACACCCGCGCCCAGGCTTCGGAACAGGTGATCGCCGCCGACATGGCGCAAGGCGCAGTCACCCAAACCGGCAATCCGCTGGACATCGCATTGAATGGCGACGCCCTGCTCAGCGTGCAGGCCACCGACGGCAGCGAAGCCTATACCCGCCGTGGCGACCTCAAGGTTTCCGACAGCGGCCTGCTGACCACCGGCGACGGCCTGCCCGTGCTGGGCGAAGGCGGCCCGATCATCCTGCCGCAGATGGACAGCCTCTCGATCGCGCAGGACGGTACGATTTCGGGCGTGCCGCAGGGTGGCGACCCGGCCAATCCGCAGACGATCGACAAGCTGAAACTGGTCAACGCCGCCGGCTCCAGCATCGCCAAGGGCGTCGATGGCCTGTTCCGCGAAGTCAATGGCGGCGCGCTGCCGTCCGATCCGCTGGCCACGCTGACAGCGGGATCGATCGAAGGGTCCAATGTCAATTCGACCCAGGCGCTGGTCCAGATGATCGAAGCCAGCCGCGCCTGGGAAACCCAGGTGAAGCTGATCGACACCGCCAAGCAACTGGACGACGGCGGCGCGTCGCTGATGCGCCTCGATAGCTGA
- a CDS encoding flagellar hook-basal body complex protein, with protein sequence MSFYISLSGLKASQTDLSTISNNVANVGSTAFKKSEVAFGDIFAAAPMQTTNQVSGQGVRIQGVNQQFTQGTIETTDKTLDLAITGEGYFTVKGEDGLVSYTRNGAMAVDDDRYVVDTTGARVQVFAVDPDTGTKTVTPSTSTTPADLTDLQIPTTYKGQTDGAQLTSVGVSKEGLVSAVYADGSTVYLGQVAMAAFNSQEGLRQEGDAHWTSTVASGTPILGTANEGMYGAVNSGSLEHSNVDITEELVALIAAQRNFQANSKAIEAANTLTTTIVNMRT encoded by the coding sequence ATGTCCTTCTACATCTCCCTTTCCGGCCTCAAGGCTTCGCAGACCGACCTGTCGACCATTTCCAACAACGTCGCCAACGTCGGCTCGACCGCGTTCAAGAAAAGTGAAGTCGCTTTCGGCGACATTTTCGCCGCCGCGCCGATGCAGACCACCAACCAGGTGTCGGGCCAGGGTGTGCGCATTCAGGGCGTGAACCAGCAATTCACCCAGGGCACGATCGAAACCACCGACAAGACGCTCGACCTGGCCATCACCGGCGAAGGCTATTTCACGGTCAAGGGCGAGGACGGTCTGGTCAGCTATACCCGCAACGGCGCGATGGCCGTGGATGACGACCGCTATGTCGTCGACACCACCGGCGCCCGCGTCCAGGTGTTCGCGGTCGATCCCGATACCGGGACAAAGACGGTGACGCCCAGCACCTCGACCACCCCGGCCGACCTGACCGACCTTCAGATCCCCACCACCTACAAGGGACAGACCGACGGCGCGCAGCTCACCAGCGTCGGCGTGTCGAAGGAAGGGCTGGTTTCGGCGGTCTATGCCGATGGCAGCACCGTCTATCTGGGTCAGGTCGCGATGGCCGCCTTCAACAGCCAGGAAGGGCTGCGGCAGGAAGGCGACGCACACTGGACCTCCACCGTCGCCAGCGGCACCCCGATCCTGGGCACCGCCAATGAAGGCATGTATGGCGCGGTCAATTCGGGGTCGCTGGAACATTCCAACGTCGACATCACCGAAGAACTGGTGGCGCTGATCGCCGCCCAGCGCAATTTCCAGGCGAACAGCAAGGCGATCGAGGCAGCGAACACGCTGACCACCACCATCGTCAACATGCGCACCTAA
- a CDS encoding flagellar hook assembly protein FlgD: MTTTSTVTDSAGLSVYSSTSTKSSGKSAMGQADFLTLLTAQMQYQDPFEPVDNSEMVSQMATITNSSGIAEMNATLKTLASSLTGSRLGDAASWIGKSMLVQSNVAVPDSAGSYAGQITLSADSDAVSVDLVDGDGNVVKTIDLGAQSAGAASFYWDGKDDTGATVDASALQVKVNGGTVSQVATWATIAAVQSPADGSSSKLITALGSFSPSDAISLM, encoded by the coding sequence ATGACGACGACTTCCACCGTGACGGACAGCGCGGGGCTGTCGGTCTATAGTTCGACCAGCACCAAGAGCAGCGGCAAGTCGGCCATGGGCCAGGCCGATTTCCTGACCCTGCTGACCGCACAGATGCAATATCAGGATCCGTTCGAGCCGGTCGACAACAGCGAGATGGTGTCGCAGATGGCGACCATCACCAATTCATCCGGCATCGCCGAAATGAACGCGACGCTCAAGACGCTGGCGTCGAGCCTGACCGGATCGCGGCTGGGCGACGCGGCAAGCTGGATCGGCAAATCGATGCTGGTGCAGAGCAATGTCGCCGTGCCCGATTCCGCCGGCTCCTATGCCGGGCAGATCACCCTGTCCGCGGACAGCGACGCGGTCAGCGTCGACCTGGTCGACGGCGACGGCAATGTCGTCAAGACGATCGATCTGGGCGCGCAGAGCGCTGGCGCCGCCTCCTTCTACTGGGATGGCAAAGACGATACCGGCGCGACCGTCGACGCGTCCGCCCTGCAAGTGAAGGTCAATGGCGGCACGGTCAGCCAGGTCGCCACCTGGGCCACCATCGCCGCCGTCCAGTCGCCCGCCGACGGCTCCTCCTCCAAACTCATCACCGCGCTCGGCAGCTTCAGCCCGTCCGACGCCATCAGCCTGATGTAA
- the flgC gene encoding flagellar basal body rod protein FlgC has protein sequence MSGSTPMNVFDIAGRAMSAQLVRLNATASNMANAGNVTGSAAEAYRAIKPVFTSVTDSPGVASVKVSEVVTTTAEPTKRHDPNHPLADANGDVWEAAVDSNAEMVDMIETARMYQNNVQVLNTAKSLMLETIRIGK, from the coding sequence ATGAGCGGATCGACACCGATGAATGTGTTCGACATCGCCGGCCGCGCCATGAGCGCGCAGCTTGTGCGCCTCAACGCCACCGCTTCCAACATGGCCAATGCCGGCAATGTCACGGGCAGCGCGGCGGAAGCCTATCGCGCGATCAAGCCGGTTTTCACCTCCGTCACCGACAGCCCCGGCGTCGCGTCGGTCAAGGTGTCGGAGGTCGTCACCACCACGGCCGAGCCGACCAAGCGGCACGATCCCAACCACCCCCTCGCCGACGCGAATGGCGACGTTTGGGAAGCGGCGGTCGATAGCAATGCGGAGATGGTCGACATGATCGAGACCGCCCGCATGTACCAGAACAACGTGCAGGTGCTGAACACTGCCAAATCCCTGATGCTCGAAACCATAAGGATCGGCAAATGA
- the flgB gene encoding flagellar basal body rod protein FlgB, translating into MSVEDSLFGIHGKALALRSQRLSLLASNIANASTPNYKARDIDFESALKEATSQSGSSAADVSQAVDDSMGYRVPLQPSLDGNTVELSTEQTLFAENAVKYRTTLSFLEGRINTINRALKGE; encoded by the coding sequence ATGTCGGTGGAAGACAGTCTGTTCGGGATACATGGAAAGGCGCTGGCGCTTCGCTCGCAGCGCCTGTCCCTGCTCGCGTCCAACATCGCCAACGCCTCGACCCCCAATTACAAGGCGCGCGACATCGATTTCGAGTCTGCGCTCAAGGAAGCGACCAGCCAGAGCGGATCTTCCGCCGCGGACGTATCGCAGGCGGTGGACGATTCGATGGGCTATCGCGTGCCGCTGCAACCCAGCCTCGACGGCAACACCGTCGAACTCAGCACCGAACAGACATTGTTCGCGGAAAATGCGGTCAAATATCGCACCACTTTGTCCTTCCTGGAAGGACGCATCAACACCATCAACCGCGCGCTGAAGGGAGAATGA
- a CDS encoding motility protein A, translating into MIAILGQLFDPVTLLAMLGGIVLVAMFQNGVGALGRAIAALPPLLTADPSRDRDAARGAMLKIDQVAQLRGLSCTDRVKTASPFLTEAARKLANTDRVDMFELWAVQTLADRAQRHGAVHKVWLSVADAAPALGMAGTIIGLVGMFAAMDDPAALGPAMALALLTTFYGVVIANLIAAPVAARLADLSERELAWQREVADRMLAIARRENAPLRRASIREVA; encoded by the coding sequence ATGATCGCAATTCTTGGCCAGTTGTTCGATCCCGTGACCCTGCTGGCGATGCTGGGCGGGATCGTGCTGGTGGCGATGTTCCAGAATGGTGTCGGCGCGCTGGGCCGCGCGATCGCGGCGCTGCCGCCGTTGCTGACCGCCGATCCGTCGCGCGACCGCGATGCCGCGCGGGGCGCCATGCTGAAGATCGATCAGGTGGCGCAGTTGCGCGGCCTGTCCTGCACCGACCGGGTAAAGACGGCCAGCCCCTTCCTGACCGAGGCCGCGCGCAAGCTGGCCAATACCGATCGTGTCGACATGTTCGAACTGTGGGCGGTGCAGACGCTGGCCGATCGCGCCCAGCGCCATGGCGCGGTGCATAAGGTCTGGCTGTCGGTCGCCGACGCCGCGCCAGCGCTGGGCATGGCGGGCACGATCATCGGTCTGGTCGGCATGTTCGCGGCGATGGACGATCCCGCCGCGCTGGGGCCGGCGATGGCGCTGGCCCTGCTCACCACCTTTTATGGCGTGGTCATCGCCAACCTGATCGCCGCGCCGGTCGCCGCGCGGCTGGCGGACCTGTCGGAGCGCGAACTGGCCTGGCAGCGTGAAGTGGCGGACCGGATGCTGGCGATCGCGCGGCGCGAAAACGCGCCGCTGCGCCGGGCGTCGATCCGCGAGGTCGCATGA
- a CDS encoding flagellar motor protein MotB produces MTIAAASAGRRNRWAVSFADLLLLLLAFFVLLQASGSRRDAMLAQVSRQFGGKPMAQGVELRAADLFVPGEALLTPAGRARLAAVARGFGKMTGGVEVRSHGSDLAHQRFDEWDLAAARLGAVARALRIDGIAQDRLLIRGLDQGEGHAGTGQMIRIAPGKVDHDLK; encoded by the coding sequence ATGACCATCGCGGCGGCATCGGCGGGGCGGCGCAATCGCTGGGCGGTGAGTTTCGCCGACCTGCTGTTGCTGCTGCTCGCCTTTTTCGTGCTGTTGCAGGCCAGTGGATCGCGGCGCGACGCGATGCTGGCGCAGGTCAGCCGCCAATTTGGCGGCAAGCCGATGGCGCAGGGCGTGGAGTTGCGCGCCGCCGACCTGTTCGTGCCGGGCGAAGCGTTGCTGACGCCGGCCGGCCGGGCGCGGCTGGCCGCCGTGGCGCGGGGTTTCGGCAAGATGACGGGCGGGGTGGAGGTTCGCAGCCATGGATCGGATCTGGCGCACCAGCGCTTCGACGAATGGGATCTGGCGGCGGCGCGTCTGGGTGCCGTGGCGCGCGCGCTGCGAATCGATGGCATCGCGCAGGACCGACTGCTGATTCGCGGGCTGGATCAGGGCGAGGGACATGCCGGCACCGGGCAGATGATTCGGATCGCACCGGGCAAAGTCGATCATGATCTGAAATAA
- a CDS encoding flagella basal body P-ring formation protein FlgA: MSGTIVIAALIVGSPAMAQQQPQKFENLDRIDSLVAMTVGANLGEPGGPAAPVDRRLRLAACPTVPSVEGPVFGGAMVKCDALGWRIRVPLVPGGAAAASGPVPRSVARAAPVRQAPREAVVRKGDPVQLTAGNAAFSVSRVMIADEDGAVGDTIRVREDRRSAPIFAQVVEMGLVRAPGFNDF; encoded by the coding sequence ATGTCAGGCACGATTGTCATTGCCGCTTTGATCGTCGGCTCGCCGGCGATGGCGCAGCAGCAACCGCAGAAATTCGAAAATCTGGACCGTATCGATAGTCTGGTCGCGATGACCGTGGGCGCCAATCTGGGCGAACCGGGCGGCCCGGCCGCGCCGGTGGATCGCCGCCTGCGGCTGGCCGCCTGTCCGACCGTTCCCAGTGTGGAAGGGCCGGTCTTTGGCGGCGCGATGGTGAAATGCGACGCGTTGGGCTGGCGTATTCGCGTGCCTTTGGTGCCGGGCGGCGCGGCCGCCGCATCAGGCCCGGTGCCGCGCAGCGTCGCGCGCGCCGCGCCCGTGCGTCAGGCGCCCAGAGAGGCGGTCGTGCGCAAGGGCGATCCGGTCCAGTTGACCGCCGGCAATGCCGCTTTCAGCGTATCGCGCGTGATGATCGCGGATGAGGATGGCGCTGTCGGCGACACGATCCGCGTCCGCGAGGACCGCCGCAGCGCGCCGATTTTTGCCCAGGTCGTAGAAATGGGACTTGTGCGCGCGCCGGGATTTAATGATTTCTGA